The sequence TCCAGGGGGCCAGGCGAGTGTGGGGCGCAGCCAGGACCCGCAGCCCACAGACACCTTAGTCTAGCGCAGCTGTGAGACCGCACACCATGTGGCCAGGAGTTGAGGGAGGAAAGATGTGCCTGTCACTTCAAGGCCACTCGGTCACCTCAAAGAAGATCTAAGGGACAGCTTTTATAAATCCCCGTTTTAAAGTGGTATAGACTGAGGCCTGCACTGAGGGCGGGCAGGCAGCTGAAGGAGGCACCTGTGACAGACCAACAAGGGCAAGGGCTTCTTCTCAGAATAAAAGAAGGCCCAAGGGAAAAACGCCAACTAGAAGCTGAAGGGGACAAAAGGAGCCggacttttgggggggggggggggggaggcagggactaGGGCCATTGACTGGAGATGCTCCAGCGAGCTAAGAGCTGGGGTCAAGGCGATGTCCCCTGCTGTGGGAACAGGCATGGGGAGAACGCAGCTTGCTGGGAAGTCAGGGCCATGAGACGTGCGGCCACGGTGAGGGCTCGCGCTGGACTCTGGCAGAGGGGCCACGCACTCAGCTCTACACCCgtgaggttcaaactcatgaccccgagatcaagaatcacacgcGCCGCCGACTGAGCCCGCCTGGCACCCCTCAGCCCAGCTTTTCACTCGGGCCAGTCCACCTGCAACAGAATGGGTGGCCTGGGCAGCCACAGTGGCGAGGGGCAGGTGtggaggcaggcaggtgggcagaCATGCGAGAGCGTGAGGCCTGAGGAGGCAGTGCTGTGCGCAGGGAACCGCAAGATGCCGCGGTGGCGGAGAGGCCACGGCGCGAACAGTCCCAGAAGCCAGCCAGCATTCCTCACTGTGCCCTGAGCCAGACCACCCCCGACACTTCACACACCCAGGCACGACCCGATGGCACGAGCCACACGaatgtcacccccacccccccgccaagGCGAGGGggagtttctgtctctctcctgcctcaCTCCCACTTCCCTCCCAAAGCACTGGATTCACGGTAAGTACGGGTGGTCAGAGCCCCCAGAGACCACCTCATTCAGCAACTTGGTGggacagatgggaagactgaggcctgAGGAGGGCCAGAGGTCGGCTGGGGCTACACAGGGCCCCCGTGAGAGCAGGGGACAAGCCTTCTGACTCATCCCTGGTGGGCACTGGAGTCTGAAAGCTCCTTGTTATCCAGCTATGGCTACTGCCCCACCAGGCGCCAGGACCCTCCTCCAGGACACGGCCAAGATTTCCAGGTCTCTGGGCATTTGGCATTCGCAGGGGAGGGGCCTGTGGCTGCAGAAGACGGGTGTGACAGGCCCCTTCAGCCTCAGCCCTATAGCTGAGAGAATGGACACAGAACTGCTCGCAGAGACATCCCGGAGTACAGGACCTTGAGCACCAGGGCGACCATGGGCAAACTCCTCCCCTCCTGTGCTGTTTCCTCGTCTGGAAAATAGGGGCCTttccacgttctctctctcaggaaaagaCACTATTCCTGAGCCCCCTGTCCTCAGCTTAGCACAGGGGAGGAGAGACTGAAACGTGGATGCTGAGAGCCCAGGAGGCATGAGGGTCTCTCATAGGCCTGAACGTGCAGGCCAGGGAAGCCTGCACTGACGAGGGGCCTGCAGACGCCGGAACCGGCTGCCGTGTGAGCCAATGAGGGCACACTCACTTGGTCATGAATGCCAGCAGCAGGGGTGCGAGGGCCTTGGGGAAGTAGTCCTGCTGCACCATGTGGTTCAATGCCATCAGAGGGCCATACAAGTTGGCAATGGCCTTGACCTTGTCTTCACTCTGTAAGGGGaacacagagcacaaacagggtgAGTGAGCTACAGGGCCCCCGGGGTTTGGGGTGCTGTAGGTCTCCACCACCAGCCCCCTGCCCAGAGAGCCCCATGGCCAAGGTCAAGCTGAATCCCATCACCAAGGCGAGGCTGCTTAAGCAGACCCAGAGACAGGGTGGGTGACAGGTCCCCCGACAGGACTCAAGGTGTGGGACAGGGTGGGTGGGCGGGCAGGTGTACTCCCTTCCTCCCCTGAAGTTGCACCTTGAGCAGACCCATGTGGATGAGAAGCCTGGTGAGGAAAGCATTGGAGTTGAAGGAGGATGAGCTGAAGGCCTTCTTCATCAAGGCATCTGCAAGACAGAAGCAGCAATGGGGCCACAAATGAGTTTGTGGCAGCAAATGGCTGGTTACCAACCAAGGTCACGTAGCTCTGGCACACACAGGCTGGGTCCTTTCTTCTGCACTGATCAGGTGAGCACAGGGCAGCAAACCGTGGTCCCAGGCTGAGGGGACAGCCAGGAGAAGGGCTCAACCTACCAGCTGTGACACCTTGTCCTTCTCATGCTGACTTCACACACTGCAAAAGGGCTTGGGGACCTTGCACAACCAaggtggggcaggcagggggcaAGTTTAAGTGAGGCAGATCACCCTGGGGGAGATTTCAGCGGTTCTGTAGAGGTGAGGGggaatgagcagagaagggaggggaaggagtggcCGAGGGTCTATAGGCACTGTGTGGGCACACACTTCCGTGCTAGGCTGTTCTGGGAAACAATTCAGGTTACTTGTTCCCATCAATGCTCATGGGGATGGGACCTCAGGGAGCAGACTTAGTGACTCCATCTGGGCCTCGCCAGCCTACCCAGCCTTGCTCCCCATTGACCCTCCTGCCTCAATGCCACCCACAGGGCACCAATCCAGGAGAAAGCACCACATTTCTCCACTCCTCTCTACTCTTCTCCACGTGCTgggcccttccttccctgtctgccTTCCCAAGTCTGACCACACTGCAGAGCTCAGACATGCGTGGTCAAGTGGAAGGTGACAGGTGCTATGATGGAGGTAACAGGGAAAGGGGTAGCAAGGGAGGGTCATGACAGGACCAGAGATCTTGGGAAGCCTTGTGAAAGAAATGGGGAAAGCAGGCATCCTCCAGGGTTGCAGGTGGAGGGGACTGTGTGCAGAGGCTCAGGTGAGGACAAAAGCCCAGCTCTCTCATGGCCTCTCCTCTGAGAGGACTGCTCCCATCAGGGCCTTGGGGCTGTGACTATCTGGTCTTCCTACAGCAGATGCCTGGCTGAGTTCTAACTGTAGGTAACTGTATGGCTTTGGAAAGGCGTCAGTTACCCCATCTGCAAAAAATAGGAGAGCAGCCAGCCTACTCTGTGGCAGGAACCCAACAAAATAGGTAGGAGGGGGTGGAGAGCAGTACATACTTTAGTGTTGGAACAAGGGGTTCCAGCCACCGTAAATGTCATCTGAGCCCTGATGCAGCAAGAAGGCAGGGCCATCCGTGCCCCGCCCACCCCACGTTACCTACTGCATCTTGCACTGCTGTCCTCACTGTGGCTTCATCCTTAAACACAGACGACACCTTCAGGAAGGCAGAGACCACCTTTTCCGGGTCAGATGTGTCAGTCTGAGAACACAAGAGACAATGGCTAGTCACCAGGGGCCAGAGCCCCAGGGAAGATGTGCCTGCACTCTGCTGCTGGCTTGGCTGGAAGAGGCCTTGGTGAGACACAGGCCTCTGGTGGGCAAAGATGGGTCCTGCCTCGCGCCCACACTGTCCCCTTCGAGCCAAGCATGGTCTGGTCCATGGCAGGTATGCAAAGCATACAGGGGGAGTGCATCAGTATTAAAATGGGTTATTCCCGTGACCCAGTGCTCCTCTTCTTATAATCTAACCTGAACAAAATAATCCAGGATATAGGCTAGACGTCATTCAACACAAGGAAGTTTAACTTCACCTAACTTCACTGGGGTGGAGACAGGTGGAAGCAACGTGAATGTCCAGAAACAGTGTCTGAGTGCTATATCCACTCACTGGGGTAGCGGGCATGGTTCCTGACACAGGAGATGGCGAATGGTATTACATGAAAAAGTGGGCCTTTAATCTCATTTGtcagggaaagaaacagagaaaacatgaaaaggaagTCAGCCAAAAGGCCAAGCCAGCTCTGAGAGCggacacattttatttctctgtatttatcatttaacttctctgaaaccCTGCTGTCTCAGGTGTAACCCAGCGTAGCAGGGTCTACGCTCTGGGCTGCCCAGAGGGTTACATAATGAAACCATGTCTAAGTACTCGGAGCAGTGCCTAGCCGACAGGAGGCACTGAACAGTCACCTCAATATGAATCAGGGAATGAGGAAGCGAACAAATGGATGAACAAGCCAGCGAACCAACAAACGAGTGAGGCAGGAGCAAGGGCACACTAAAGCACGTGACCTCCACAGGAGCCCTGGGCATGACAGCTGTTCTAGAACACAGGAAGGAAGCCTAGGTGTGTGCACACGAGTGTGCTGGGAAAATGCCCCAGGTGTCACTAGGTGCAGCAGGCCTGCTCTTCCTGCAGCCCAAGTGTGTTCCTGGTGGCGGGGTCCACTTCTGGAGGTTGACAGATACACTGGTCACActcatttatgtgtatttttaaaatgtgggggaggggccctagctggctcagtctgaaggAAGGGTATGCAACTCGATCTcgggctcgtgggttcgagccccatgtgggtcacAGAGACCACTTAATAAATAAcacttgggaatgcaagctggagcagctactctggaaaacagtatggaggttcctcaaaaaactaaaaatagaaccaccctacaccccagcaattgcactactaggcatttatccaagggatgcaggtgtgctgttttgaagggacacacacaccccagtgtttgtagcagcactatcaacaatagccaaagtatggaaagagcccaaatgcccatcaatggatgaatggataaagaagatgtggtatatatatacaatggagtattactgggcaatcaaaaagaatgaaatcttgccatttgcaactacgtggatggaactggagggtattatgctaagtgaaattagtcagagaaagacaaaaatcatatgacttcactcctatgaggactttaagagacaaaacagatgaacataagggaagggaaacaaaaataatataaaaacagggagggggacaaaacagaagagactcataaatatggagaacaaactgagggttacaggagaggttgtgggaggggggaggggctaaatgggtaagaggcactaaggaatctactcctgaaatcatcgttgcactatatgttaactaatttggatgtaaatttagaaaaataaaaaataaaacaagttaaaaaaaaacagcaaggaAAAGTGGGCCAGTTGAGCCTGATTAGTATTGATTGGAATTTCTTGCCACCAATAAATTTGCCTATTGAtgtcgaaaaataaataaataaataacacttaaacAAACGCACCTGGCAGTCCCCACTCCCGCTGACAGTGTCCCCTCCCAATCCCATGCTCTGCTCGTCCCCATCTCCACGGCACGCTGGGCTCAGAGGTTGGAAGCGTGGCCACCTACCTGCTGGGCTATCAGCACGGAACTCTTGGGCCCAAGGCGCAGCAGCTTCTCTGGAGAGGGGAAAGCCAGGAAAGTGGAGACGTCTGCAGGAGGCGGGGAGGATAGCACGGGAGCTGGCTCCTGAGGGACAGGCGGCACAGGTGGCTCTGTGGAGGTCCGAACCCAGACTCTTCACCCAGAACATGCAACCTTCGCTCTAGGTAGTCAAGGCTCAGAGTCTTGGATTCTTCCTCTCACTCACGTGCAGCCCCCAAAGGGTGAGGGGCCCGCAGACGCCGGCCCTTGCTGGCTCCTAGCATGGGAGCCTCTGGGATGGGGGCAAGCCACCTCCTTAGGCCAAGCGCCTCCTTGCCATGACATACAACGTCCCAGAAGTGATGTAAGAAGTGCGTGGGGGCCAAAGTGGACCCCACCAGGAACTGGAGTCTAGCCCGGATAAGCACTGCTAGCGAGGTGcccagagaaaaactgaaaactggaAAGTGTCTAGCCACTTGTCGAAATGCTTCCATAAACcaggaaaaaagtgaaattcaACATGAGTGTGGGGGTCCTCGTCCAACCTGTGGTTCGCCAGAGTTTTTAGTCAGGAGCTTATGAGGAAAAGGACACGGTAGCCCTGACTCCACCAGCCCTCCTGGCGAGGCGAAGGGACACTGAGTGTTCAAGCTGGACCAGTCTCCAGAAGGGGGGGCTGTCCCTGCAGGTCGCCAAGATGGGTAGGAAAAGAATTTCTATTTATGCCTATTTTTTACTCTCTTCTTTTAgagatatttatgtatgtttcatACTAAACGGTACAGCCGCGTCATATATGCTATAATCACATCATGATGCGTAAGTGAATAAACGCATCTGTACtaggataaatataaatatggatgAATACAGCTATATTGGGatgacttttcctttttcacttacaGGGGTGTGCATTCAAAAATAGTTTGCACCCAATGTACTTAAGTGGATTCCACACCCACCGCCCCCGTGAAGATGTCCCAGGACTTCATATTCGAGAACCAGGGCTCTGATCCTGCCAAACGACAAGGAACTCACTCCACTGTTTGGGTCCAGAATCTTCCTTGATGGTGTGGATGACTCCTCTCCTTGCCCTTGCTGtggctcttcttcctcctcctcctcttcctcctcctcttcctcttcttcctcctcctcctcttcctcctcctcttcctcctcttcctcctcctcctcatcctcaccctCATCGTCACTGCAGAGGGGAGTTGACTAAAGCAGACCCTCCCTGCCCAGAGGCCCATGTTGGCTCTGAGGCCTGGCTCCACAACCCACAGACCCCAATCAGGTGGGAGGGAGCCTACAGAGGATGGGGGCGCCGCTGCTCCCAGGGTGAGGGCATGTGGGTCACCAGGGAGCCCATCATCCAACTCTCATCACCCAGGGAAGCCCATGTTGTGAACACAGAGAAACCACATATCCACCCTCGCCCGTAGTCCCCCActggggagacagaaaaggaagagaacagtCCGTCACAGCTGAGGCCCAGGGCTTGGCATGAATACTGCCCAGGCTGAGACGCTGTATCTCACTGCTCACAGGAagctgtggcggggggggggggggggcggggatggggatTTCTGGGACTGTGAGCCCCTCAAGGCCATCTGAGCCCCCAGTTCCTAGCAGCAACACAGGCACAGAACTGAGGGGACACAAGTGAGGGTCTGACAGGTGAATGAAGCCAACCTGGGGgccagaagggcagagggagcaggtgcTGATGACGCAAACTGACTCCCACCCACACGGAGGAGGCAGCCCTGCCATCACGGCCATGGCCACAGCCCATGTGGCTCCGCAAACCCTGAACTCCCTGCTCTCTTGCATCAACCTCCTCCTTTCTGAACTCTGTCTCCAAGTCTGGTTCCACACCCCCATCGCCGCCCTGACCTCACTGCTACTCTACCCCACCTGTCAGCTCAGACCAAAGGTCATCCCTTCAGAagcctccccacctcacccactCCAAAGGGTGACCACTCTCAGACCTTCACTGTCTCTGAACATACAGGAACTTAATCATTCTTGGCCGCCCGTCCAGCCAGAATGAAGTCCCACGAGTCAGAAACCTTCACTGTCTTATCCTTGTGCCCCTGATGCCTCACACAGCATCTGACACATACAGGGGCTCAAACAATGGTtcctaaatgaataaaaggagaaCCACAGCCCACAGCTCCCTACCTGAGGGAGGCCAGCACCTTGGCCATGTTGAAGCCGTCTAGCACCTCCTGGAGCTGCTCGCAGCCTTCTTCTCCCAGCGCGTTGCCTGCTCGCGGAGAGGAGGAATGGAGTGTCAGGATGGGCAGCAGGGCCCGCCCGGCAGGCGTGGGCCAAGGCCACCACTCCTATTACCATTGAGGTCCAGCTTCTCCAGCTCAGCCTTGTCGGCCACGGCCTCAGCAACGGCCAGAGCAGCATCTCTCTTGATTTCACAGAACGACAAGTTCAGCTcctgaaaataagagaaaggagtAGAGGCCAGCAGAATCACAGGCCAGGAGACCACGTTCTCCTCTGAAGCCTGTTTTCCCCAAGGGAGGGtaaggcaggctctgagctccagctgGGCACAGTGACAGcgacaataataataatgccagtTAGCTAGCAATGCACCAGGTACTCAAGGCGCTCTCTCACACTATGCTATGATGACCTCCATTGCTCCCTCCTCCCATTTCCAAAATGGTGAAACTGTGGCTCACGTCACACAGGTGAAGAGAATTGCACAAAATGAGAGAGATGTGGCAGGGCTGAGCCACAAACCCAGGCCCACCTGGCCTTAAAGACCACACCCCTGACACCCACGGCGGCAACCCCGAGTGTGGGGGAAGCCCAGACCCGAGGGGAAGACACGGGTGGCGCCGGCACCTTCAGCTTGGGCAGGCCCCCGCGCACGGCATCTGCAATGGCGACAGCACCCTTGGAGCGCACCAGGCAGTCCCCGAAGTTGATCACTTCCACCTGCCGCAAGGTCTTCAGCGTCTGCGAGGAGGAAGCAAAGGCCAGGGTGAGGGTGTAGGCCCCCCAGCAGCCCTCTGAGGGCCAACGGCACACCCTGtgtcagcctccacactgtcctcCTCCATCCAGTCTGGCCTTCTCAGCACCTCACCAGCTTTTGTCACCTCCTGGCCTCTGGCTAACCTCCCTCCACTCTACTTCTGTTATATCCAGAACCTTCCTGAAGCATAAATCTGACCAAGTTGCACACTAGCTTAAAACACTGCATGGCTGCCTATTACTCATGGGAGAGCCTCAGAATCAGCAAGGCCACGAgtttttgcctccctctcctatTGTCTGACCCTCAGACACCTCCTGAACCTTGCCTGTTTCAAACCAGGACCCTCTCCCATGCTGCTGATCCCTTCGCCTGAAACACCCCTTTGTCCAAGGTCCATTTGTCTTATACAACTTGGCCAAAATGTGACCTCTTCCAGAAAGTCTGCCCTAAATCTGATCTGAACTTCCTGTACTTCCCCTACACTTGCAGATGCTTCTGCCAATCCCCCACAGCAGCAGGACTAGGCTTTTGTGGAGTCTTAGGGTCCAGCGAGGTCTTGACACCCAAACAGCCCTACGTTCACAGCCCTGCGCTGTCACaggcctcacccctccctccatgAACTAGGgactccttgaaggcagagtcTGACTCAACTCTGCATGGCCCACACTTGGCACAGGGCTGGGCACTGGACAGGGCTCGATAAATAGCTGATCAAAGAATCAATGAGAAAAGCAGTCGGGCTGGAACCATCTCCCATGCAGATTCTGAGAACTAATCCAGCACCAACAGCTGGGTTTACACAGAGGCAGCTCAGGAGGAAGGCAGTATGGACACTCAGAGCTGCCCAAAGAGAGCGCAGGTAAGCTTCTGACACATGGCCTGTTCTGTAATGTACCCATGAGGTACACATCCGGTGGGTGGGCAGAGCAGCTCACCTGCTGATACGTGCATTAAAAAGGCagcagccaggggcacctgggtggctcggttaagcatccaactcttggtttcagcgcaggtcatgatcttatggttgatgggtttgagccccacaatgggctctgtgtggagcctgtttgggattctctctctccctctctttctttgctcctcccttgctatctccctctcaaaatagataaataagtttaaaaaacaaaagaaaggcagCAGCCAGACCCTGCTTACTGCTCTCTGACCCTGCCACTCCCGCCTCACCTTGGCCATAGCCACAGCGCCCTTCTCGGTGAAGGTGTTGTCGTTCAGGTTGATGACCCGTAGCAGGGGGTTGATGGCGAAAGCCTGGGCCAGGGCAGTGACACCAGGGTGATTGATCCCATTCTGTGGCATGTGGACCTCCTCCAGAGTCCCGATGATCTgtgaggggcaggagggacagagcaGAGTGGTGGGCACCCGAGCTCCAGGGACATCCAGTAGGTAGGAAGGTGGCACTACACACTAGATACGGGGAGAGGCTGCCATCCACTTGGGCACGGGCTTGTCCACGGATATTTTGGGTGATCTCAAAGCAGAACTCTGGGCATGGCTGTATCTGATCCCCTCCATAGCCTCATGAGGGAGACTGACCTGGGATTAGGAACTCCACCAGACAAAGACTAGGGATCAGAAAGGCTAAGTAACTTGTGCAGGGTCACACAGCGCAGAACACAAGTTTCTGGGTCTGGTGTCCTCCACACAGGGAGGACCCTGGGTGTTGGCCCAGGAGTCTGCCCTGGTCCTTCTTTGCACATTGCAGCTCCACTGGGCCTGTCTTTCTTGGGGCTCTCCTGCCCTGTTCACACGGTACGACTGGTACCCCACATCTACCTCCTTTTCTAGGGGGCAAGGTCTTCCCCAACCACCTAGCCTTTCTTCATCCCAACCTTTTGacacttcccttctctctgcttggaACACTCTGTGTCCTTGTTTGTTGGCATTTTCTTGGTAGACTGACTCCTATGCAGTCTTCCTATATACCTCTCATTTTGGATACCTCCTCTCCCAGGAGGGCTTCCAggatgcccccacccccaccccaggcacaggCCAGTGCTCTGCCTGTATCCCCAGAGCACTCTGTCCTTCCACTATCATGGCGTCCATCATCTGGACTATCAACAACACCTTCCTGTCTACATTCCACCAGTTTCTGAGCTCTGAAGGAGCCCATGCCCCAGTCTCCGCTTCCACCAAGGATTGAAGCCAGGCCTGCAAGAACTCTCCAACTAGGGGCCTTTCGTTGTTCCAGGGTACCAGAACAGCACAGAGGGTTCACAAGCAAATACAAGCAGGCCAACTGAGGAACGCTACCAGTCAGGGCTGCTCAATATTTTCTGTGCCGCAGACCCTTCCGGTGGTCTGGTAAAACCCCTGGCACCCTTCTTAGcatgtttaataattttaaaacaaattatatagaACTACAAAGGAAATCAACTCAACTGGAAGACAATCCTCAAAATAGTTAGAAAAAACCCCAAAGGTGTACTGTAGTAATATGCGTTCACCATATTACAAAGGCACTGAACAACAGCACCTCGGGGCAAGTCTGCAGTTATTGTGATGCTACCGCATGAGAAACGTTTCTGTAGATCTGTACAACTATTTCACGTGAAAACATTTGTGATTTCTACCATCAACACAATCACGGGCGggtgttttctcttttatctttattttttttaagtttattttttgagagagacagacaaagtgcaagagggagaggggcagagagggcagggacaaaggatctgaagcaggcgagcccgatgcggggctcaaattctcgaaccctgagatcatgacctgagctgaagtcagacacttaaccgactgagccacctaggtgcccaatCGTGGGCATTTCTAAAGCAGCTGAGGCTTATCGTCTACTTTCACAACTGAAGGTAACACTACATcttaaggacacctgggtggcttagggcatgatctcacagttcgtaagatgg is a genomic window of Acinonyx jubatus isolate Ajub_Pintada_27869175 chromosome B4, VMU_Ajub_asm_v1.0, whole genome shotgun sequence containing:
- the RANGAP1 gene encoding ran GTPase-activating protein 1 isoform X3; protein product: MASEDIAKLAETLAKTQVAGGQLSFKGKSLKLNTAEDAKDVIKEIEDFDGLEALRLEGNTVGVEAARVIAKALEKKSELKRCHWSDMFTGRLRSEIPPALTSLGEGLITAGAQLVELDLSDNAFGPDGVRGFEALLKSSACFTLHELKLNNCGMGIGGGKILAAALTECHRKSSAQGKPLGLKVFVAGRNRLENDGATALAEAFGIIGTLEEVHMPQNGINHPGVTALAQAFAINPLLRVINLNDNTFTEKGAVAMAKTLKTLRQVEVINFGDCLVRSKGAVAIADAVRGGLPKLKELNLSFCEIKRDAALAVAEAVADKAELEKLDLNGNALGEEGCEQLQEVLDGFNMAKVLASLSDDEGEDEEEEEEEEEEEEEEEEEEEEEEEEEEEEEEEPQQGQGEESSTPSRKILDPNSGEPAPVLSSPPPADVSTFLAFPSPEKLLRLGPKSSVLIAQQTDTSDPEKVVSAFLKVSSVFKDEATVRTAVQDAVDALMKKAFSSSSFNSNAFLTRLLIHMGLLKSEDKVKAIANLYGPLMALNHMVQQDYFPKALAPLLLAFMTKPNGALEACSFARHNLLQTLYKV
- the RANGAP1 gene encoding ran GTPase-activating protein 1 isoform X2, with the protein product MDELDPLVILVLFEKWDPQTESNQDDQAVCRFPGEPDNVASMASEDIAKLAETLAKTQVAGGQLSFKGKSLKLNTAEDAKDVIKEIEDFDGLEALRLEGNTVGVEAARVIAKALEKKSELKRCHWSDMFTGRLRSEIPPALTSLGEGLITAGAQLVELDLSDNAFGPDGVRGFEALLKSSACFTLHELKLNNCGMGIGGGKILAAALTECHRKSSAQGKPLGLKVFVAGRNRLENDGATALAEAFGIIGTLEEVHMPQNGINHPGVTALAQAFAINPLLRVINLNDNTFTEKGAVAMAKTLKTLRQVEVINFGDCLVRSKGAVAIADAVRGGLPKLKELNLSFCEIKRDAALAVAEAVADKAELEKLDLNGNALGEEGCEQLQEVLDGFNMAKVLASLSDDEGEDEEEEEEEEEEEEEEEEEEEPQQGQGEESSTPSRKILDPNSGEPAPVLSSPPPADVSTFLAFPSPEKLLRLGPKSSVLIAQQTDTSDPEKVVSAFLKVSSVFKDEATVRTAVQDAVDALMKKAFSSSSFNSNAFLTRLLIHMGLLKSEDKVKAIANLYGPLMALNHMVQQDYFPKALAPLLLAFMTKPNGALEACSFARHNLLQTLYKV
- the RANGAP1 gene encoding ran GTPase-activating protein 1 isoform X1, which encodes MDELDPLVILVLFEKWDPQTESNQDDQAVCRFPGEPDNVASMASEDIAKLAETLAKTQVAGGQLSFKGKSLKLNTAEDAKDVIKEIEDFDGLEALRLEGNTVGVEAARVIAKALEKKSELKRCHWSDMFTGRLRSEIPPALTSLGEGLITAGAQLVELDLSDNAFGPDGVRGFEALLKSSACFTLHELKLNNCGMGIGGGKILAAALTECHRKSSAQGKPLGLKVFVAGRNRLENDGATALAEAFGIIGTLEEVHMPQNGINHPGVTALAQAFAINPLLRVINLNDNTFTEKGAVAMAKTLKTLRQVEVINFGDCLVRSKGAVAIADAVRGGLPKLKELNLSFCEIKRDAALAVAEAVADKAELEKLDLNGNALGEEGCEQLQEVLDGFNMAKVLASLSDDEGEDEEEEEEEEEEEEEEEEEEEEEEEEEEEEEEEPQQGQGEESSTPSRKILDPNSGEPAPVLSSPPPADVSTFLAFPSPEKLLRLGPKSSVLIAQQTDTSDPEKVVSAFLKVSSVFKDEATVRTAVQDAVDALMKKAFSSSSFNSNAFLTRLLIHMGLLKSEDKVKAIANLYGPLMALNHMVQQDYFPKALAPLLLAFMTKPNGALEACSFARHNLLQTLYKV